The genome window TTCAAGTTCTTCTGATGTTTAATCCCACTCAAAATTGCCATTTTCTCTCAGCTTTGTATTCATCTTCCTCTGAAAATTATCTGTTTTAACCAAaagtgtttttactttttagttaGTGTCTGAACATGACTGCTTTTTATTTCACAAACAAATGGGTATCCCTTCCAACTACTTGTGTAGACATGGGTCATTCATTACAATGGGTATCTAGTCCTATAGGTGTTCTTTGCGGTTATTTCATAATTACTCTTTCTTGGCATCATTCTAGCCTTGACATCCACCTCAGGCATCTCCGAGTGAGGAAACGCCTATACGACAACCAACTCTCAAAAAGAAAACTCTATGCATTCATTCAAAAAAACCAGCCCCCACAACCCACTCCCCAGAAAAAGTGATGATTAACTCAATAGGAAATAGAAAGTTTTCAGACTCTGCCTAGGCATGCAAATCTTTATTAATAATGGTAACTTGTGACCCGGATTTCCCAGTTTCATCATTGAATCTCCAATCCTTGTTCTTGCAGACTGCAGCTTTACCTTTGGGACCTAAGTAATGTTGGGTTTTGTACATTGTTTAACACTCGTATTGCAAAATTCTTGAAATGCAGATTGAGTGAGTGGGCAGAACCGCCTCAGTTGGGTTTCTCAACAAACCGTCCCTGCTTCAAAACCCGCCTGTAACCAACAGTGTTTCTCAGTGTGGACAATGAATGAGGGTTGAAATGCAACAAGAATCAGACACAGTGAAGATTTTCCTTGTGAAAACCACAGTTTCAAACTTTGTTTCTAGTCTCtatgtgatttacattttctcaGTTTATACATATTTTAGCGGTGGTCATCAATCGCTATTTTCAAGTCCTACATGTGAACATACTTTTTACAAGCCACGAGGATTCTGATGACAGGTAATATGCATTTGGCGTGATAGCTAGCATTGTCGAAAAAATTAGGCAAACTAACAAAGTTCCCAACCTCTGAAGTCTCTAGTTTATGAGAAATTTCCAACCAGTCACTCTCCATTGCTGGTCCTATCTTCATTCCTTTGCCCAAACTGGAAACCCCTTTGGTTGGGCTCCTTTTGCCTCAACCAAAACACCCATTTCCCAGACGGATCATTGTTTTCAGTATCATCTCATCTCCAAATTCTCAACCATGTATTCTCCCATGATAGTGTCCAAAAGAGTTCATCTTGATAGGCAAGCTCCAAGGAGCCAAGGCCAACAGCAGTAGTTAAAGAGGGTTGTTGGATCAATCATCTACAGATTTGTTTGTGTATGGGAACTGGTCAAGTTTGCCTCTGTGGGTTTGGGTTGACAATCACAAGATCACATGCATgacataatttaaaatttgagcaCACCCCAATGAACAAGTGGATGTTTTTGTCAGAGAAAATGTGAGCAATCCTCCAAGATAATGATGCCTGGTGACATTAAATGATTGAGCAGTATTGTACTCTTAGTAGTCTCTACACTTCCCTCCACTCCACACCCATGTAACCTCTAAGAAACAAACCTcctctcaaaataatttccaaattgtttgattctttttttaaatataaaatcgTAATTAGTAactacaattttaaattttaaatttaaaattataattataattacagttttaaaacttaaatcttaaagttataattattaatttcgattttaatctaaaatcatttatatagATGGGACGgagtaatttgaaaattattttaatataagatttattttatgaatttttattttataaacaaattatttcaCCTCAAAACCCTCCAAGGAGGCATTGAAAAGCGTCACCCAATCATAAATTGTCGCTTTGCATTTTGAGAATGTTGTCATCACTTTGTATTTAGGTCGgttttttcccattttggttattttcatttcttttaattgaagtttcattgttttatattcttagtataatttattttcttcatatcaaagtttcttttcttttcctttttctttttctttttctttttttcttttactttcatTAAATGATTTGGGCTTGGTCACACGTtggaatattttaaattttgattaactatatattttaaatgGCTTAGATATTGAGATGGTATACTACATATATGgattgatttttaaatgagaatatttaatgttttcttaggaagtgtttttttatGAGAATCATCTCTCAAATGTTTCTTCAAAAAACACtgtaaatgatttttcttaaattttatcaaacacctaatttttttcaaaaatattttataaactaaaaacacttcttaaaatcactgttAAACGAATTCTTAAtccccaataaaaaaaaactttatcattgtgatttttatatgtaaatacGAATTGAACTTCTTCAAGAAGTcgattaccaaaaaagtactaataaaagaaaatgcagGATATGAAAATACTCatctaaaaatcataaaataagaatatgttgaaaataatttattcaccAATTAAAGGTAGTAGTATCTGGATGATCATATCATTAAACAGTAGTGTATATATTGTCAAATGTCCtaattattttaagataaatgtataaagtttgaattttataaaCTTGGGTTCCTCCTCTTTTAtagattttttcataaaagtgGATGGAAACACATTTTTCTCAACATatatgatgagaaaaaaaaagggtggggtcacttagattatgtttggtcatcgaaaaatttgaaagaatgcAAGGAAAAGCAAATGGAGAGAATaagtaaaagtaaataaaaaatgaaagaaatttaaaaataaatttaaccatttttatatattactttaaactcatttaacttattttaatttacctatataaatattaaataatttaaaaatatataaatttctattttttttagtatttttcataggataatgaatttttttttttaatattttctaggaATCAATCATAACcatgatataaatatttttattattgggAATATATTTCATTGACATTCCCATTCCCTTGATAAACTTAGAATTGTACATCACTATAAATATCATATAGTACAAGTCAATTATGCATGTCTTTCTCTCACCCTTTCCCCAAAAATTGGGTAAAGAATGTAATGATTGTGCGTCACTTATCCCTTAATCTTATAATTAATTAGTAATTATGTGAGTTGAGCATGTAATTGCTGATATTAAAGAATATAATAAGTAATATTTCCTCACTTTATTGCACCACAAACCCATTAATCTAAtaatcatataataaaaataaagtacactttaatgtatttttttattcaaaagcAAACTATTCCCTTTTCTTCTAATTAAAAAGAatacttcttcttctttgtatctttgcatgaattaattaattaattaattgatatttatttattttcattgggTTGTATGAACGCAGATGTAGATCGTGCCGTAGAGGAACGTTCCATTGACTCTTACCAGCGTTGTTGTTTGAACGCTTTTAATAATGATTATTGATAGAtaatattttggtaaaaatggaATATATAATGGATTTatcagaaataaaataaatattaaattgtctGAACATAGtaaatgttacaaatttttaAGGCAATTATTATCTGCCACGTAGAGCATGTCAGACACGTGCCGGCGGGGTGTAGGATGGAAGCATGGATTCTCCGGTGGATCATACCGCAGGATAATCCAATCACCTGACCCGCGCAAAAGAGTACGTTACGTCTGTGTCATCGATCCGGTTCGGTCGGACCGGGCCGGCGAAGCAGATTGGTAATTTCAGTTGCGAAGACTAAAAAAAGACTgaaaaaagtttatttattaaaaaaaaaaaaaaaaaaagaacaatcgTCACCCAAAGATACAGCAGGGACGCCAACAACAAAAACATCGAGGGTTTTGAACTGCGGGAACTGCAGGAGGCACCGAGAGCCCACGCGCGTTTCTCTCTCATTTCCTTGCTGAATATCGATGGCGACAACAACCACAATCAGTGGTGGAGGCGGTGCCGGTGGTGCCGGTGGGGAGGACCGGGTCATGGCGACGGCGCAGCAAATCGTGAAGAGTTTGAACACCACCAAGGAAGTGACGGAGGATATGCTGTTGATCTTCTCCAGCTTTGACAACCGGCTCTCGAACATTTCGAATTTGATCGAAACGAAGACGGAGGTGGACCAGTTCGAGGCGGCGGAGAAGGTGATTATGAGGTGGGACTCGAACTCGGAGGCGTCGAGGCACACGCTACCGTGGGACGAGGCGCCGGAGGAGGCCGCCGAGTATTTGGCGGCGGTGGACGAGATCTTGCAGATGACGGAGGATTTGGCGATTCGATCGGACGGCGAGATGATGGATCGCGCCGAGAGTGCACTCCAGGTGGCGATGACGAGGCTGGAGGACGAGTTCCGCCACATACTGATTCGGAACACGGTGCCGCTCGACGCCGACAGGCTGTACGGGTCGATTCGGCGGGTTTCACTCTCGTTTCCGACCAACGAGGGGGAGATTATGGGGGATTTCGACGGCTTCGTTGATGATGATCAGGAAAATAGCTGTTATCACGAGAGAGGAGGGAGTTTGGGGGACGATGTGTGTGTGGATTTGATTCAGCCGGATGCGGTGGCGGAATTGAAGGAGATTGCCGATCGGATGATTAGGTCTGGGTACGAGAAGGAGTGTTGTCAGGTTTATAGCAGTGTTCGGCGCGATGTTTTGGACGAGTGTTTGTCGATTCTCGGTGTTGAGAAATTGAGTATTGAGGAAGTTCAGAAGATTGAGTGGAGGTCATTGGATGAGAAGATGAAGAAATGGATGCAAGCTGTGAAGATTGTTGTTAGGGTTCTTCTGTGGGGTGAGAAGAGGCTCTGTGACCAAGCTTTTAGTGGCTCCGATTTGATTAAGGAGGTTTGCTTCACTGAGACTGCCAAGAGTTGTGTGATGCAGTTGTTGAATTTCGGTGAGGCTGTTGCCATTGGGAGGAGATCCTCTGAGAAGCTTTTCCGCATACTCGATATGTATGATGCCTTGGCAGATGTGTTGCCAGACTTGGAAGCCTTGTTTTCAGATGAGTCGGGGCAGTTTGTCTGGAGTGAGGCCCGAGGAGTGCTGGCAGGCCTGGGGGAAGCGGCAAAGGGAACGTTTGCAGAGTTTGAGAATGCAGTTCGCTCTGAGACATCCAGGAGACCCATTCAAGGTGGTGAAATTCACCCCTTAACACGCTATGTGATGAATTATGTGAAGTTGGTTGTGGATTATAGTGAGACCCTCAACACTCTTTTAGAAagtgaagatgatgatgaatcAGCTCATTTGCAAAACCGTGATGGGGATAATTTGCAGTTAGGAAATACACCCCCAATTGGGCGTAGGTTGTTGTTGTTGATGTCATGCCTGGAATCCAACCTCACAGAGAAATCGAAGCTTTACGAGGATAATGCAATGCAATATATTTTCTTGATGAACAACATTCTTTACATAGTTCAGAAAGTGAAAGACTCTGAGCTTGGCAAGATTTTGGGAGATCACTGGGTCCGGAAGCGTCGTGGACAGATTCGCCAATATGCCACTAGTTATCTCAGAGCTTCATGGAGCAAGGTCCTGGCTTGTCTCAAGGATGAAGGCATTGGTGGGAGCTCAAGCAATGCCTCCAAGATGGCCCTTAAAGaaagatttaaaaatttcaatgcATGCTTCGAAGATATTTATAGGATCCAGACAGCTTGGAAGGTCCATGATGCCCAACTCAGGGAAGAGCTTCGAATTTCtatatcagaaaaggtaattcCCGCCTACCGTTCATTTATGGGTAGGTTTGGGAATAATCTAGAGAGTGGAAGAAATGCTGGAAAGTACATCAAATACACACCTGAGGATCTAGAGAACTACTTGTTGGATTTATTCGAAGGATCATCCCTTGTTCTGCACCATATGAGAAGAAAAACTGCATAGCTTACAGGACTATCCAGACAGGTAAGCCCATGGCTTGAAGGAGTAGTTGGAGTTCAGCTTGGGTACCAAATGTAGCTTGATGATATGCTGCTTGTTTCATTGGTGTTAATGTTAAAAGCACAGGTTTTTGTGAAAG of Vitis vinifera cultivar Pinot Noir 40024 chromosome 17, ASM3070453v1 contains these proteins:
- the LOC100268151 gene encoding exocyst complex component EXO70B1, producing the protein MATTTTISGGGGAGGAGGEDRVMATAQQIVKSLNTTKEVTEDMLLIFSSFDNRLSNISNLIETKTEVDQFEAAEKVIMRWDSNSEASRHTLPWDEAPEEAAEYLAAVDEILQMTEDLAIRSDGEMMDRAESALQVAMTRLEDEFRHILIRNTVPLDADRLYGSIRRVSLSFPTNEGEIMGDFDGFVDDDQENSCYHERGGSLGDDVCVDLIQPDAVAELKEIADRMIRSGYEKECCQVYSSVRRDVLDECLSILGVEKLSIEEVQKIEWRSLDEKMKKWMQAVKIVVRVLLWGEKRLCDQAFSGSDLIKEVCFTETAKSCVMQLLNFGEAVAIGRRSSEKLFRILDMYDALADVLPDLEALFSDESGQFVWSEARGVLAGLGEAAKGTFAEFENAVRSETSRRPIQGGEIHPLTRYVMNYVKLVVDYSETLNTLLESEDDDESAHLQNRDGDNLQLGNTPPIGRRLLLLMSCLESNLTEKSKLYEDNAMQYIFLMNNILYIVQKVKDSELGKILGDHWVRKRRGQIRQYATSYLRASWSKVLACLKDEGIGGSSSNASKMALKERFKNFNACFEDIYRIQTAWKVHDAQLREELRISISEKVIPAYRSFMGRFGNNLESGRNAGKYIKYTPEDLENYLLDLFEGSSLVLHHMRRKTA